The uncultured Bacteroides sp. genome includes the window CATTTCCCCACTCTAAGAGAAAAATATTAATTAAAAAAATAAATAATGGCAATTACGACATTGTTATAGGTGTCCATGCATTTCTCTCATTGCATTTGGCAAGTATAGTAAAATACATTAAACCCAAGGTTATTGGATGGATGCATAATTCGTACAGCGCATTTTTTGAAAACAGAGGACTGTTTTTATGGAATCAAAAAAAACAATTTCAATATGAAATACCCCGACTTAATGCCGTTGTGGTACTGACAAAAAGTGACAGAGAATTGTACAATAAAAATATGAATATAGATGCAATTAGCATCTACAACCCGTTAACCTTGGCGCCAATAGGGAAAGGGAATAGTAAATTCAGAAAATTCCTGGCTATAGGAAGATTTTCTCATTTAGCAAAAGGGTTTGATATTTTAATAGAAGCATTCGCTTTATTTGCAAAACACACACCGGATTGGACACTAGATATAGTAGGCGAAGGACCCGAAGAAGACAAATTGAGAAAGCTGATTTATAAATACGAATTAGAGAATAGAATAAACATACTTCCATTCACTAAAAATATTCAAAAGCACTATGCCTCGGCAAGTATTTTTGTGTTGAGTTCACGATGGGAGGGCTTTGGACTTGTGCTAGTGGAGGCGATGGCTCATTATCTTCCAATCATTGCATCTGACCTCCCTGTTGTTAAAGAATTACTGGGAGAGACTGATAATTGTCTCATTTTCAGAAATGAAGATGTTAACGATTTAGCAGCTAAGATGCTTTTTATTGTAAAAAGAGAAGACTTAGATGAAATGGGAGAGAAATCTTATGCTATAGCTAAAACATTTCAGATAGATAACATTATACAACAATGGGAGAATATAATTACTGAAATTAGCAACTGATTATCATAAACATCAACATGCAATCTACAAAAAACATACTGTTTTCGGGAGTATTTTATACTGCAGTAGCCCGATATTCGGGCATAGTAATATCGCTTATAGTAACAGCCGTATTATCAAGAATGCTTTCGCCGGACGATTTTGGTGTAGTGGCAATAGCTACGGTTATTATTAGTTTCTTCAGCATTTTTACAGATATGGGAATATCGCCTGCAATCATTCAGAATAAAAATCTCACGGAGCACGATCTTTCGGATTTGTTTTCATTTACTGCTTGGGCAGGTTGCGGCATATCAATGCTTTTTTTTCTTGCTTCATGGCCTATCGCTGCTTGGTATGGCACCCCAATATTGCGAACATTGTGTCAATTTCTGGCTATAGATCTTTTCTTTTCATCTGCTAATATAGTACCAAATGCACTTTTCCATAAAAATAAAGAATTCAAATTCATCGCATGGAGAAGTTTTATTATTCAAATAGCTGGTGGAACGTTAGCTGTGGGGGTAGCACTAGCAGGAGGCGGACTTTATGCTTTAATTATTAATCCTATATTATCGAGCGCTCTTCTATTTGCCATTTCCATCCGTAAATATCCACAAAAAGCAAGATGGACTTGGGGGCTGGGAGCATTACGAAAAATATTCAGTTACTCAGCTTATCAATTTTTATTTAATGTAATCAATTATTTCAGCCGTAATCTTGATAAACTATTTATAGGCAAATACATGGGAATGACTCCGCTGGGATATTATGAAAAATCTTATCGTTTAATGATGCTTCCTCTACAAAATATCACTTATGTCATAACCCCTGTAATGCATCCGGTGCTTAGTGATTTCCAAAAAGATATCAATAAATTATCATCATCATACGAAAGGATAGTTCACCTTTTGGCTTTTATGGGCATACCACTAAGTGTCTTTTTATTTTTTAATGCAGAAGAAATTACGCTAATTATCTTTGGTAATCAATGGATGCCATCCGTACCTATATTTCGCATTTTAAGTTTATCTGTAGGAGTACAAATCATACTATCCTCTTCAGGCTCCATCTTTCAAGCATCGGGAGATACACGTAGCTTATTTGTATGCGGATTATTCTCTTCCATACTTAATGTTACAGGAATGTTAATAGGCATATTTGTTTTTGGCACGCTAGAGGCTGTCGCTACATGTATATGCATTACTTTCACTACAAATTTCTTGCAATGCTATTGGCAAATGTATCATGTTACCTTTAAACAACGTAACCTGATACGCTTTGCAAAACAACTAATATCTCCTCTTATTGTGAGTGGTATATTAGTCATAATATTGCTATTAGTAACTAACATATTTAGTGATATGAATATTTTTCTTAATCTTGCCTTGAAAGCAATCCTTTTTATCATTATATTTGGGTGTTACATACAATTTACAAATGAATATGATTTAATTGGAAAAGTCAAAAAACTGATAAAGCGATGAAAATAGTCTACTTAATGCCCGAATTGGTAGGTGCTGGGGGCGCCGATAGAGTCATAATAGAGAAAGCCAACTATTTTGCCAAACAATTTGGTTACGAAGTATACCTTATAACCACTTATCAAAAAAACAGACCTTTTTTTTATAGGCCTGATGATGAAGTCAAATATATTGATTTGAATATAGACTTCCCGTCTCAGTATAATCATTCCATATTAAAAAGAGGGATAATATATTTCCAACTAATAAGAGAATACAAAACAAAACTAAGCAAAATATTAAATGACATTAAACCTGATTTTACAATAACAACTATAAATAGAGACATCGATGTACTGCATTCCATAAACGATGGGAGTAAGAAAATTGCAGAAGCTCATGTTTCAAAAGATTTCGCAAGAAATTTACATCAATTCAGCAACCGGGGAATGCTATACAAACTTATTGGTTATTTCTTAAAAAAAAGAGTATGGAAATCAATAAGAAAATTTGATGGATTAGTTGTTCTTACACATGAAGATGCGCAAAGGTGGCAAAAGATAAAACAAGCAACCGTGATACCCAATGCACTGCCTTTTTATCCGGAACAAAGCAGTAACTGCAAAGAAAAGAAAATAATAAGTGTAGGAAGAATAGCCGAGCAAAAAGGATATGACCTGCTACTAGAAGCCTGGGAAATAGTTATTGAGAAACATCCTGACTGGAGTATATACATATATGGCGATGGAGAATTGCAGGAAGAGTTATCAAATGCTATTGATCATAAAAAATTAGATGAGTCATTTAAGATAGTAGCCCCAACAAAAAATATTATAAGTAAATACTTAGAAAGCAGTTTTTACGTAATGAGCTCACGCTTTGAAGGTTTTGGTATGGTTCTTATTGAAGCAATGAGTTGCGGATTACCCTGTGTTTCATTCAATTGTCCAAGTGGACCATCGGAAATTATATCAGATAAAGAAGATGGGTTACTAATCGAAAATGGGAATATTGAAAAATTGGCAAACGGTATATGCTTTCTGATAGAGAATGAGCAGACTCGAATTGATTGGGGACAAAACGCCCGCAAGAACGTTAAACGTTTTCTGCCTGAAAACGTCATGTTAGAATGGAAAAGATATTTTGAATCTAAATAAAATAAACATGAAAGCACTATTTCTTATATTTCATGGTTTCGAAGAATTTAATGGAATCAGCAAAAAAATACGTTATCAGGTACACGCACTAAAAGAATGCGGGGTGGACGTGCAAACATGTTATTTGACAGATGAAAAGAATCATAAATACAGGATGATAGACGATTACGTGTTACGTGATTATGGCAATGGAATAAAGGGGAAAATACTTAAGCGCATCGAATACAATAGTATTATAAAATACGTACTAAACAATAATATTACTTTCATCTACATAAGATATGTGCACAATGCAAATCCGTTTACCATATACCTTATAAAACAATTAAAAAACACAGGAGCAAAAGTTGTTTTAGAGATTCCTACCTACCCTTATGACAGTGAATATATAGGATTGCCATTCTGTTACCAGCGCATTTTATTCATTGATAAGCTATTTCGCCGGCAATTAATCAAATATATAGATAAGGTTGTTACTTTCTCCGAACATGACACAATCTGGGGAAAACCAACAATAAAGATTTCAAACGGAATAGATTTTAGTCAGATAAAGCTCAAAGAAAACAAGAATGATGTATCAAAGGAAATACATCTTATAGGAGTAGCAACAATGCATCCATGGCATGGCTTCGATAGAGCCATTGAAGGCCTTGCCCTATATTACGCTAAAGCTCCCAAAAGGAATGTGTATTTTCACATTGTGGGATACGGAATATCAGAAGCTCTCGATGTATACAAAAGGAATGTCGTAAAGTATCATCTAGAGAATTTCGTTACATTTCATGGAGCCTTATTTGGAACAGAGTTAGATGAAATGTTTGAGAGATCGGATATAGGAATAGGAAGCTTGGCCCGGCATAGAAGTCATATTGACAAAATAAAAACTCTAAAAAACAGAGAATATGCAGCTCGCGGAATACCTTTTATTTACTCCGAAACCGATGATGATTTTGATAAAATGCCGTATGTACTAAAAATTAAAGCCGATGAAAGTCCGGTAAACATAGAAGAACTAATTACTTTCTATTTATCACTAAAAATGACTCCTTCAGAAATTAGAAACTCAATATTGGGACATTTATCATGGAAAGTGCAAATGCAAAAAGTATTAAATCAGACTTTTAATCCATAACAAAATAGTACCATGAAAGATATTAAACAAATAATCAACACACTCAAATATAAGATTAGATATGGAAGCACTGTAGAATGGTATAATCTATGGTATATCATCCTGCAGAAAAAACAAAAAGTAATCCCAATAGTTGCATCTATCGATCAAACAATTGAAAAAATAATTAAAGATCATTGCTCTATTAGCAGATATGGTGATGGAGAGATGTTGCTTACAGAATGTAAATCGATAGGATTTCAGAAAGGGAACCCCATATTAGCCAAACGACTTATTGAAATATTAACAAGTGAAAATGAAAAGCACCTGATAGGCATATCCGACGCATTTACTAATCTCAATAGATATAACAGAAAAGCACGTCGTTTTTGGAGGACTCATTTTTATATTTACGGAAGTTTATGGGATAAATATTTATCTACTAATCATCTGTATTACAATACATTCGTTACTCGTCCCTATATGGATTTTGCCTCAAAAGAATCTTGTAAACAATGGTTTGATAGCTTAAAACAAATTTGGCATGAACGTGATATTGTCTTCATCGAAGGAGAAAAAAGCAGACTCGGAATAGGTAATGATTTGTTCAATAATGCAAAAAGTATTCGTCGCATTTTGTGTCCCTCTCAGGATGCATTCAATAAATATGAATTAATATTAAATGAAGCATTAAAGATCGAAAAAGGAGCACTTTTTCTTATTGCTTTGGGCCCAACGGCCACTGTATTAGCCTATGATTTATTTAAAGCAGGATATCAGGCAATAGATGCCGGGCATGTAGATATAGAATACGAATGGTGGCTAATAAAAGCTAAACGGAAGATAAGACTTCCACATAAATATGTAAACGAAGCGCCTAATGGCAACAATGTCATAAATTTATTAAATGAGGAATATCAAAAGCAAATTATATCTTTAATACTTTAGTTTATGAAAATAATGTATTATTTACCTTCACTTCATACTCCGGGGGGGTTAGAAAGAATTATAACATTCAAAGCTAATTATTTTGCTGAGAACTACAAAGACTACTCTGTTACGATTCTTACATCAGAACAGATGGATAGAAAGCCCTATTACCCTCTATCTTCTTTAATAAAGCATGTTGATTTGCATGTTGCTTTTGATGAACCTATGAGGCAATCGTTACTCATGAAATTACTAACTTATCCGTTTAAATACTATTTATTTAAAAAAAGGTTTAAACTTTTTTTAAATAATAATCCTCAAGATATAGTTATTTCCACTTTAAGAAGAGAATTGAATTTTATTACTGAAATATCGGATAAGAGCATTAAAATAGGAGAATTCCATGTGACAAGAAATTCATATCATGCAAATGCTGCAAAAGGGTCAAACCCCCTAACTATCTTTTTCAAAAAAAGATGGAGCAACAAATTTCTTAATAACTTAAAAAAACTTGATAAGCTGATATTGCTTACACAAGAAGAAGCGAATCTTTGGCCTGAATTGACCAATAAATATGTAATTCACAATTCGCTCCCGTTTTTTCCAGAGCAGGCTTCAGATTGTTCTCATAAGCAAATTATAGCAGTAGGTAGATACACATTCCAAAAAGGATTCGATTTACTTATCAATGCATGGGGAAAAGTCTCGTACAGACATCCCGACTGGATATTACAGATTTACGGAGATGGAGAGAGAGCAGATCTGGAACAATTAATAAAATCTAATAATGTAACAAAATCATGTTTTCTGGAACATACCACACCAGATATTATTGACAAATATTGCCATAGTTCTATTTTTGTTTTAAGTTCACGTTTCGAAGGCCTTCCTATGGTTCTAGCCGAAGCAATGGCTTGCGGGCTGCCACCCGTCTCATTCACATGCCCTTGCGGGCCACGAGATATCATTCATGACAATGAAGACGGACTGCTTGTTGATAACGGGAATATAGAACAACTTGCTGAAAAGATATGTTATCTTATTGAGAATGATACGATACGTAAAGAAATGGGGGGAAAAGCAAGAGAAAACATAAAACGCATCAAAATAGAGAACATATCAAAGCAATGGGATGAGTTATTTAATAGCCTATTAAAACAAAAAGCATGAATTGGTACAACAAATATCTAAAGGTTTATGATAAACCATTAAGTCAGGATTCACAAGAAGTCATTGCCGACGTAGGCTATAAATTGCAATTATTGCAAAGCAAAGAACCTTTAGCAACTGTATCAGTCATAGCTTACAATGAAGAAAAACATTTGTTAGCTTGTTTATGGTCTCTTAGTGAAATGGAATGTAAATATCCGATAGAAATTATTGGGGTAAATAATGACTCTAAAGATTTGACCGAAGATATTTTTAAAGCTCTTAATATGCCATATTACAACGAGTACCAACATAGTTGCGGATACGCTAGACGCTGCGGACTTGAGCATGCAAAAGGCAAATACCATATTAATATTGATGCTGATACCATGTACCCTCCCCATTACATTGAAACGATGATTAATGAATTAGAAAAGCCAGGAATAGTGGCTGTAAGTTCTCTATGGAGCTATATTCAAGATAAAAAACATTCACGTGTTGGACTAAAACTTTATGAACTCTCCAGGGATTTATATTTATTTCTACAATCATTTAAACGTCCGGAACTCAGTGTAAGAGGATTGGTTTTTGCCTATAATACAGAACATGCCAGAAAGGTAGGTATCCGAGTTGATATTATTCGAGGAGAAGACGGGTCTCTCGCTTTAGGATTGAAAAAATATGGAAAGATAGCTTTTATTCAAAGTAAAAAGGCCAGAGCAGTGACAGGATATGGTACAGTAGGAGCTAATTTACTTACTAGTTTTAGCCAGAAATTCGTCAGATCCATTAAAAATATAGGCAGACTATTCAGCCAGAAAGAGAAATACAGAGATAAAAAAGATAATTTAATTAAATGACTGTATCTAAAATGGAAAGAAATAAAGCCATTGATATAGCTAAGGGTATTGGTATTGTTGCAGTAGTATGGGGGCATCTTAACCAATCGTGTCCAATTAAAGACGAAATCTATCTTTTCCACATGCCACTGTTCTTTATGCTTTCAGGGTATCTCTTTAATGATTATAATAAGGGGTTTCCCGAGTTTATAAAAAAGAAATTTAAAGCTTATATCATCCCATACTTATTTTTCTTTATTATTGTCGAGCTATCTTTCATAATTTTGTATACTGCTACAGGAAGAAGTGACCAAATATTTTTAAGTTTAGGTTTCATATTTGAGCCATATGGAGTAGCTAGACCTCTTTGGTTCTTTATTTCTATATTCTGGGTGCAACTCATTTACTATCTTATTTGTAAGTACATAAGTAGCGAAAAGCAGAAGTTAATGGTTTCAAGTGCCTGTATAATAATAGGATATGTTTTATATAAAACCAATGTGCATATACCGTTATTTATTGATTCATCGTTATCAATGGTCTTTTATTTCCATATAGGAAAAATGTTGAATAAAAATAATTTTGTTGAAATCAAAATACCAAAAATAGTATTAATCTTTTTCTTGGGAATAATGTTTTTCTATTTGGCTATTATCCACAACATTATCGTAGATATAAGAATAAACAAGTTAGGGAATGATTTGGCTCTGTCTGTTCTATCCGGAACAAGTGGATCGATGATAATATTGATAGTTAGTAAATACATAAACAAAATAAAATACGCATCAAATATACTGTCTTATTTAGGCCGAAATTTATTAGTTATATTCTCTCTACATATGCTATGTTTTGAAATAGTAAAATATTTATGGACATTTTCTCCATTAGAAAATGCAAAATATTGGGAAGGGTTGAAAATGACTGTATTTGGTATTTTGTTTTCACTTATTATTGCCCTTCCTTTAAAAAAAATAGCCCCATTCGTATTTAAATGATAACATAGTAACATGTCAATATTAATGAAAACTCTCGAAATTATATTTTGGTTCTCTTCATTCATCGTATTCTATACCTATTTGGGTTATGGCATATTGCTCTATCTTCTGGTGAAAATAAAAGAAATCTATTACAAACCCCTAAAAAAGATATTGCCCGATGATAACGAGCTGCCTGAGGTAACACTCTTTATCACAGCTTACAACGAAGAGGTAGTAGTCGATGAAAAGATGCGTAACTCTTTAAAGTTAAATTATCCGCCAGAAAAACTGCACATAGTGTGGACAACGGATGGCAGCAACGATGCCACTAACGAACGACTGAGTGCCTGGCCTCAGGCCACGGTATTCTTCCAGCCCGAAAGACAGGGGAAAATGGCAGCAATGAATCGAGGAATGAGTTTCGTAAAAACATCACTTGTCATATTTACAGATGCTAACACAATGGTAAATGCCGAAGCCATACGCAATATCGTGTTGGCTTTCAGTAATCCTAAAGTAGGTTGCGTGGCGGGTGAAAAGCGAATTGCCGTACAAACAAAGGACAAAGCCTCCGTAGGAGGAGAAGGTTTCTACTGGAAATACGAATCGACTTTAAAAGCACTGGACGCACGTCTATACTCTGCAGTGGGAGCCGCTGGCGAACTCTTTGCCATACGCCGTGAACTATTTAATGAAATAGAAAGAGATACGCTACTGGATGATTTTGTGCTTTCGCTACGTATTGCTATGCAAGGATACAAGATTGATTATTGCAGTGAAGCTTATGCAATCGAGTCGGGCTCAATGAACATGAAAGAAGAAGAAAAAAGGAAAGTACGCATTTCGGCCGGAGGACTGCAAGCTATCTGGAGATTAAAAGCATTACTGAATCCTCTACGCTACGGATTACTGAGCTTTCAATACATTTCTCACAGAGTATTACGCTGGTCCATTACTCCAATTCTATTATTTGCACTAATGCCTTTAAATATGGTGTTACTGGCAAGTGGAATATCTCCTATGTTGTACGGAATCATCTTGATTTTGCAACTACTTTTTTATTTAATGGCGGCAGCAGGCCGAAAATTGTCGTCCAGACAGATAAAAACTAAAATTCTTTTTATTCCATACTACTTCTTCTTTATGAACATTAGTGTGATAAAAGGTATACCTTATCTTTGGAACTACAGAGGTAGCGGAGTATGGGAAAAATCAAAGCGGGTATAACTAAAGGGTTAATCTTTTAACAGTTAATCTTAGATGTATAAATTATTTTTCGTATTTTTGTGGCGTTTATATTTTAGTCAGACTTAAAGTTAAATATGAAAAGAATATTACACGAACCGGCGTATTCCGACAGAATATTGCAATTGACTGCTGACACAATGCTATTGGTCGATGCAGAGGGAATTTGCCGGGATATTACTACGCACAGTGATTTATGGTTTTTACAAGAAGATATACTGATTGGTAAAAACCTATTTGAGATAATGCCCGAACATACATATGAAAAAATATACCCTGAATTCATGCGTGTGCTAAATGAAAAAGAGGTAATTTCTAAAAATTATAAACTGCCACTAAAGAGTGAGACTTTATACTTTAAATGCATAATGTATCCTTTCAATGAAATGGTGCTCTGTCAATATCGGGACATCACCAAACGTTGTAATATTAGATTGGAGTTAGAAAACGCCAATAAAAAACTTAAGGAAATACAAAAAACGGCTCTAATAGGTTTATGGATATACGATATCCAAACCGGCATAGTTACATTTCATGGATATACTAACTTATTATCAACCGAAAAAAAACAGCAAATATCATTTGATGACTACTTGAACTTTGTTGTAGAAGAAGATAGAGAAAATCTAACCGAATGGCTTATAAACAGTGCCACAATAGCAGAGGATGATAGCCTTGAATTCAGAGTACATTATTATGATGGAGAAATTCACTACCTACGAGCTAAAAAATTAGCGATTGCGCTGGGCGAGAATGAAGAAATAACATCCGTTGAAGGATATTCACAAAATATCACCAGTATCAGAAGACAAAGAAATGATATAAATCTTCTTACGCATGCCATAGATAATGCTACAGAAGATATTTTTGCTGTACAAAGAGACGGAACATTGATTTTCGCTAACCAACAGTTTAGAAAGCACCACAAAATTCCTGAACACAAAGAACTTGCTGATATTAATGTAAACGATATGCCATATGGAATAATATCTAAAGAGCAATGGAAGGAAATCTTCTCTCACCAAGAAACAAAGAATAATAAATATTTCGTTTCTGAAAATCCTTTCCCGGACGACAAAAAAATATTAGCCTATGAACACACTGTATACTATGTAACAAGTGACGATAGTAAAAAAACGATTTGGGCGTTAGGGCACGATATTTCAGAGAGAATCAGATATGAAGCGGAAATAAAAAAGTTCAATCTAACGATGGACATAACGATGAAAAATCTCCCGGCAAGCATTGTTGTAAAAGATGTAGAGAATGACTTCAAATATTTATACCGTAACAGAGAAGCAGATAACAGAAGTATTGCTTCAGACAGAGCTGTAGGTAAAAGTGATTTCGATTACTACCCAGATGAAATAGCCCGAAAGAAAAGAGAGGAAGATATTGAGCTTGTCAAAAGCAGAAAAGAAATTCATTGTATCAGAGAAGAAAGAGATAGCGACGGAAAACTCACCGTATTGGACAGGAGAAAGACGATGATTGAAAGCAAAGATTTCTCGCCAATTATCGTTAGCATTGAATGGGATATTACACAATTGGAACTGATGAAACGAGAAGTGTTGGCCTCAAAAGAAAAGGCGGAAGCTTCGGATCGGTTAAAGTCTGCGTTTTTAGCAAATATGAGTCATGAAATACGTACTCCGCTCAATGCTATTGTAGGATTCTCCAGAATTATAGCAGACAGCGATAATATGGAAGAAAGAAAGGAATATTTCAATATCGTAGAAGCTAACAACGAAAGATTATTGCAACTAATTAACGAAATTCTGGATCTCTCTAAGATCGAATCTGGTATGGTGGAGTTTTCACTAACTAATATTAAGTTACACACATTGTGCCGTGAAATATTCGACGCACACGTATTCCGCTGCCCTGAAGGGGTGAAATTTTTAGTAGAAGAATCGGATGTTTCATTGGAAATAACATCCGATAAAAATCGTATTTTCCAAGTTTTCTCCAATCTCATCGGCAACGCTTTTAAATTTGTGAAAGAAGGCTCTATTCGCTATGGGTATAGAAAGGAAGGACAATACGTTGTGTTTTATGTTACCGACACCGGAATAGGCATACCTGAGAATAAAATGAATAATATTTTCGATCGATTCGTAAAAGTAAATAACTTCGATCAAGGAACAGGATTAGGATTATCCATATGTAGAACAATTGTAGAACGCTTGGGAGGAGACATATCGGTTAGCTCGGTAGCCGGACAAGGATCAACTTTTAGCTTTACCCTACCATGTAATTCAGACGAAGAAGTGAAAAAAGAAAAAGAAACAAAAGACACTGAAATTGTAGATCATTTTAAAATGGAAACTGCAATGATAGACAAAAAAGAAGAAAAAGCAACGACTATACTCGTGGCAGAAGATACAGACAGTAATTTTGAATTATTGAATGCTATTTTGGGTAAAACGTATCAATTACTACGTGCCAAAGATGGCATTGAAGCTATTAAAATGTTCGAAGAAACGAATCCGGATCTTATATTAATGGACAT containing:
- a CDS encoding glycosyltransferase family 4 protein, with the translated sequence MRKLKICFYCDSIFSFGGVQRVLAVIAKSLSTNYEVTILTHDNPSQEDKSMYGLGESDLKFEYINYPSLPFYEYLPCKTYSFLYKKVLIQNKITSKWYGYSSFPHSKRKILIKKINNGNYDIVIGVHAFLSLHLASIVKYIKPKVIGWMHNSYSAFFENRGLFLWNQKKQFQYEIPRLNAVVVLTKSDRELYNKNMNIDAISIYNPLTLAPIGKGNSKFRKFLAIGRFSHLAKGFDILIEAFALFAKHTPDWTLDIVGEGPEEDKLRKLIYKYELENRINILPFTKNIQKHYASASIFVLSSRWEGFGLVLVEAMAHYLPIIASDLPVVKELLGETDNCLIFRNEDVNDLAAKMLFIVKREDLDEMGEKSYAIAKTFQIDNIIQQWENIITEISN
- a CDS encoding lipopolysaccharide biosynthesis protein, giving the protein MQSTKNILFSGVFYTAVARYSGIVISLIVTAVLSRMLSPDDFGVVAIATVIISFFSIFTDMGISPAIIQNKNLTEHDLSDLFSFTAWAGCGISMLFFLASWPIAAWYGTPILRTLCQFLAIDLFFSSANIVPNALFHKNKEFKFIAWRSFIIQIAGGTLAVGVALAGGGLYALIINPILSSALLFAISIRKYPQKARWTWGLGALRKIFSYSAYQFLFNVINYFSRNLDKLFIGKYMGMTPLGYYEKSYRLMMLPLQNITYVITPVMHPVLSDFQKDINKLSSSYERIVHLLAFMGIPLSVFLFFNAEEITLIIFGNQWMPSVPIFRILSLSVGVQIILSSSGSIFQASGDTRSLFVCGLFSSILNVTGMLIGIFVFGTLEAVATCICITFTTNFLQCYWQMYHVTFKQRNLIRFAKQLISPLIVSGILVIILLLVTNIFSDMNIFLNLALKAILFIIIFGCYIQFTNEYDLIGKVKKLIKR
- a CDS encoding glycosyltransferase family 4 protein, with product MKIVYLMPELVGAGGADRVIIEKANYFAKQFGYEVYLITTYQKNRPFFYRPDDEVKYIDLNIDFPSQYNHSILKRGIIYFQLIREYKTKLSKILNDIKPDFTITTINRDIDVLHSINDGSKKIAEAHVSKDFARNLHQFSNRGMLYKLIGYFLKKRVWKSIRKFDGLVVLTHEDAQRWQKIKQATVIPNALPFYPEQSSNCKEKKIISVGRIAEQKGYDLLLEAWEIVIEKHPDWSIYIYGDGELQEELSNAIDHKKLDESFKIVAPTKNIISKYLESSFYVMSSRFEGFGMVLIEAMSCGLPCVSFNCPSGPSEIISDKEDGLLIENGNIEKLANGICFLIENEQTRIDWGQNARKNVKRFLPENVMLEWKRYFESK
- a CDS encoding glycosyltransferase family 1 protein, which encodes MKALFLIFHGFEEFNGISKKIRYQVHALKECGVDVQTCYLTDEKNHKYRMIDDYVLRDYGNGIKGKILKRIEYNSIIKYVLNNNITFIYIRYVHNANPFTIYLIKQLKNTGAKVVLEIPTYPYDSEYIGLPFCYQRILFIDKLFRRQLIKYIDKVVTFSEHDTIWGKPTIKISNGIDFSQIKLKENKNDVSKEIHLIGVATMHPWHGFDRAIEGLALYYAKAPKRNVYFHIVGYGISEALDVYKRNVVKYHLENFVTFHGALFGTELDEMFERSDIGIGSLARHRSHIDKIKTLKNREYAARGIPFIYSETDDDFDKMPYVLKIKADESPVNIEELITFYLSLKMTPSEIRNSILGHLSWKVQMQKVLNQTFNP
- a CDS encoding SP_1767 family glycosyltransferase, producing MKDIKQIINTLKYKIRYGSTVEWYNLWYIILQKKQKVIPIVASIDQTIEKIIKDHCSISRYGDGEMLLTECKSIGFQKGNPILAKRLIEILTSENEKHLIGISDAFTNLNRYNRKARRFWRTHFYIYGSLWDKYLSTNHLYYNTFVTRPYMDFASKESCKQWFDSLKQIWHERDIVFIEGEKSRLGIGNDLFNNAKSIRRILCPSQDAFNKYELILNEALKIEKGALFLIALGPTATVLAYDLFKAGYQAIDAGHVDIEYEWWLIKAKRKIRLPHKYVNEAPNGNNVINLLNEEYQKQIISLIL
- a CDS encoding glycosyltransferase family 4 protein — its product is MKIMYYLPSLHTPGGLERIITFKANYFAENYKDYSVTILTSEQMDRKPYYPLSSLIKHVDLHVAFDEPMRQSLLMKLLTYPFKYYLFKKRFKLFLNNNPQDIVISTLRRELNFITEISDKSIKIGEFHVTRNSYHANAAKGSNPLTIFFKKRWSNKFLNNLKKLDKLILLTQEEANLWPELTNKYVIHNSLPFFPEQASDCSHKQIIAVGRYTFQKGFDLLINAWGKVSYRHPDWILQIYGDGERADLEQLIKSNNVTKSCFLEHTTPDIIDKYCHSSIFVLSSRFEGLPMVLAEAMACGLPPVSFTCPCGPRDIIHDNEDGLLVDNGNIEQLAEKICYLIENDTIRKEMGGKARENIKRIKIENISKQWDELFNSLLKQKA
- a CDS encoding glycosyltransferase family 2 protein translates to MNWYNKYLKVYDKPLSQDSQEVIADVGYKLQLLQSKEPLATVSVIAYNEEKHLLACLWSLSEMECKYPIEIIGVNNDSKDLTEDIFKALNMPYYNEYQHSCGYARRCGLEHAKGKYHINIDADTMYPPHYIETMINELEKPGIVAVSSLWSYIQDKKHSRVGLKLYELSRDLYLFLQSFKRPELSVRGLVFAYNTEHARKVGIRVDIIRGEDGSLALGLKKYGKIAFIQSKKARAVTGYGTVGANLLTSFSQKFVRSIKNIGRLFSQKEKYRDKKDNLIK
- a CDS encoding acyltransferase family protein; the encoded protein is MERNKAIDIAKGIGIVAVVWGHLNQSCPIKDEIYLFHMPLFFMLSGYLFNDYNKGFPEFIKKKFKAYIIPYLFFFIIVELSFIILYTATGRSDQIFLSLGFIFEPYGVARPLWFFISIFWVQLIYYLICKYISSEKQKLMVSSACIIIGYVLYKTNVHIPLFIDSSLSMVFYFHIGKMLNKNNFVEIKIPKIVLIFFLGIMFFYLAIIHNIIVDIRINKLGNDLALSVLSGTSGSMIILIVSKYINKIKYASNILSYLGRNLLVIFSLHMLCFEIVKYLWTFSPLENAKYWEGLKMTVFGILFSLIIALPLKKIAPFVFK